One genomic segment of Helianthus annuus cultivar XRQ/B chromosome 14, HanXRQr2.0-SUNRISE, whole genome shotgun sequence includes these proteins:
- the LOC110903854 gene encoding proline dehydrogenase 2, mitochondrial, whose translation MKTEVENIIFRKRGKMAARKARDLGIGKDSDKLEFASLYGMADAMSFGLRNAGFGVSKYLPFGPVSEIMPYLLRRAEENKGLLSSSNLDRHLMMQATCILLCIHNCF comes from the exons ATGAAAACCGAAGTTGAAAACATAATATTTCGAAAACGAG GGAAAATGGCTGCCCGAAAAGCACGCGATTTGGGGATTGGTAAAGATAGTGATAAGCTTGAATTCGCCTCGCTTTATGGAATGGCAGATGCAATGAGTTTTGGATTGAGAAATGCAGGGTTTGGTGTGAGCAAATATTTGCCATTCGGGCCCGTTTCGGAGATCATGCCTTACCTTTTGAGACGAGCAGAAGAGAACAAAGGGTTACTCTCATCTTCTAATCTTGATAGACATCTCATGATGCAAGCAACTTGTATACTCTTATGTATACATAATTGTTTCTAG
- the LOC110903856 gene encoding ubiquitin-conjugating enzyme E2 22 — MATNENLPPNVIKQLARELKNLDETPPEGIKVGVNDDDFSTIFADIEGPAGTPYENGVFRMKLILSRDFPHSPPKGYFLTKIFHPNIATNGEICVNTLKRDWNPSLGLRHVLIVVRCLLIEPFPESALNEQAGKLLLDNYDEYARHARLFTGIHAIKPKPKFKTGVRSESTAAALNVDQTHAPVCIVDPKTAVSGAVVQPPTPLAPSLNNMKGASGQEPPITALNTVVEIGVSSGSAAAPPVVVTHKKEGLVKAQADKKKIDARKKSLKRL, encoded by the exons atg GCTACGAACGAGAATCTTCCTCCAAATGTAATTAAACAACTTGCCAGGGAACTGAAAAATCTTGATGAAACACCACCAGAGGGAATTAAAGTAGGAGTCAACGATGATGATTTTTCAACAATATTTGCCGATATAGAAGGCCCAG CTGGCACTCCATATGAAAACGGCGTTTTTCGCATGAAGTTGATCCTGTCGCGTGACTTTCCCCACTCACCTCCTAAAG GGTATTTTTTGACCAAGATCTTCCACCCAAACATCGCTACAAACGGTGAAATATGTGTCAACACATTGAAAAGGGATTGGAACCCTAGTCTTGGCTTACGTCATGTTCTAATT GTAGTTAGATGCTTGCTGATTGAGCCGTTTCCAGAATCTGCATTAAATGAGCAGGCCGGCAAATTGCTGCTCGATAACTATGATGAGTATGCTAGGCATGCAAG GTTGTTTACTGGAATTCATGCTATAAAGCCGAAACCAAAGTTTAAGACAGGGGTTAGATCTGAATCGACTGCTGCCGCCCTAAATGTTGACCAGACACACGCCCCAGTTTGTATTGTTGACCCGAAAACTGCTGTCTCTGGAGCAGTGGTGCAGCCGCCTACACCTTTGGCCCCTTCATTGAACAATATGAAAGGGGCAAGTGGACAGGAACCGCCAATCACCGCCCTGAACACAGTGGTTGAGATCGGAGTTAGTAGCGGATCTGCTGCTGCACCACCTGTGGTAGTAACCCATAAGAAGGAAGGACTGGTGAAAGCACAAGCCGATAAAAAGAAGATTGATGCTAGAAAGAAAAGCTTGAAAAGATTGTAA
- the LOC110903858 gene encoding tetraspanin-3, with translation MGLFARVFLTIWLIGGTAGSIYLLVRRFVELAVRVVKLHNETCLEDPVLWPTWLMTLILVSCVLGLMGIVCKIKFFQWMFNFLVNIGVIYIICIMVWRLLVFGWIRKPTSMSFEEVYKDNSPLDEEYKPMLIEEMAADHLWPQVEECLNDIKFCEEDDGEDKMFAKEDWKIESFYEFYWEGCCVPPPRCKRLISFKGIGNNDNDDCERWANGTKTKNQNVKCYNCNSCKAARLATYQTEQDKVRMYSLIAAVFLFIASFFVTIGGFE, from the exons TTCCTCACCATATGGTTGATTGGTGGAACCGCAGGCTCGATATATTTGCTAGTAAGACGGTTTGTAGAGCTCGCCGTGCGGGTGGTCAAGCTGCATAACGAAACATGTTTAGAGGACCCTGTGCTGTGGCCAACATGGCTAATGACCCTCATTTTGGTTTCATGCGTCCTCGGCCTCATGGGAATCGTGTGTAAAATCAAATTCTTTCAATGGATGTTTAACTTCTTGGTAAACATCGGAGTCATTTACATTATTTGCATCATGGTTTGGCGTTTGCTCGTGTTTGGTTGGATTAGAAAACCCACATCCATGAGTTTTGAAGAAGTTTACAAGGATAACTCGCCTCTAGACGAGGAGTATAAGCCTATGCTGATCGAGGAAATGGCTGCAGACCACCTGTGGCCACAGGTCGAAGAATGCTTGAACGATATTAAGTTTTGCGAAGAAGACGACGGGGAGGATAAAATGTTCGCCAAAGAAGATTGGAAAATAGAATCTTTCTACGAATTTTACTGG GAGGGGTGTTGTGTGCCTCCGCCAAGATGTAAGCGGTTGATTTCATTTAAAGGTATAGGCAACAACGACAACGACGACTGCGAACGATGGGCGAATGGAACAAAGACGAAGAATCAAAATGTCAAATGTTACAACTGCAATTCATGTAAGGCGGCACGGTTGGCCACTTACCAAACAGAGCAAGACAAGGTGCGTATGTATTCTCTGATTGCGGCTGTTTTCCTGTTTATTGCCAGCTTCTTTGTTACAATCGGTGGATTCGAATAA
- the LOC110907422 gene encoding proline dehydrogenase 2, mitochondrial-like, whose protein sequence is MKQRPSMSFLSKSCNLPEDCCLKQLCYSRSLFEIATLRRLLFQTTNSIKIAEWDFMQLYSFRGGEDHSDFPVSLLKRVSGLLRWEYKNPSSYPLQWKRKTLPIFAECSAFYHTLQKPSPLTTTEEHDLELVHKRLTTICDKALESNVPVVIDAEDTSIQPGIDCFTYWATVKYNKGTKPLVYGTVQAYLKDAGQRLFETKKAADKMGLPIGFKLVRGAYMSSERKLAHSLGVESPIHNSINDTHHCFNECASYMLDEVSSGPGGLILATHNLKSGKVCNFTALIIRLLCIFVIC, encoded by the exons ATGAAACAGCGACCTTCAATGAGTTTTCTGTCCAAAAGCTGCAACCTTCCTGAAGATTGTTGTTTGAAACAGCTATGTTATTCAAGATCGCTGTTTGAAATAGCTACCTTAAGAAGGTTGCTGTTTCAAACCACCAACTCAATAAAGATCGCTGAATG GGATTTCATGCAACTTTATTCA TTTCGTGGTGGTGAAGATCACAGCGATTTTCCCGTCTCTCTACTAAAGAGAGTGAGTGGTCTTCTTAGATGGGAATACAAGAACCCATCTTCATATCCGCTTCAATGGAAGCGTAAAACACTCCCCATATTCGCAGAATGCAGCGCCTTTTACCACACATTACAAAAACCGTCCCCTTTGACAACAACCGAAGAGCATGATCTTGAACTAGTCCACAAAAGACTAACCACAATATGTGATAAGGCCTTAGAAAGCAATGTGCCTGTAGTCAttgatgcagaggatacttctatCCAACCGGGCATCGATTGCTTCACATATTGGGCTACTGTCAAGTACAACAAGGGCACAAAGCCCTTAGTTTACGGCACCGTTCAAGCGTATTTGAAGGATGCGGGTCAGAGGTTGTTTGAGACCAAGAAAGCTGCTGATAAAATGGGATTGCCAATCGGGTTTAAGCTTGTAAGAGGAGCTTATATGTCCAGCGAAAGAAAACTGGCTCATTCGCTCGGTGTTGAGTCTCCTATACACAATAGCATCAATGACACGCACCATTGTTTCAATGAGTGCGCTTCGTATATGCTCGATGAGGTCTCTAGTGGCCCTGGTGGGCTCATTCTTGCTACTCATAATCTTAAGTCAGGTAAAGTTTGTAACTTTACGGCTTTGATCATCAGGTTGCTTTGCATTTTTGTTATTTGTTAa
- the LOC110903857 gene encoding tryptophan synthase beta chain 2: MSQSLQLYINNQTPNVFFKGEGKKHGRSNQMKLLVKEKPKATMMSQHAAVPTEIPPHWYNIIADLPIKPPPPLHPKTFQPLHPQDLSHLFPDELIKQETTNERFILIPDEVVDIYRLWRPTPLLRAKRLEKLLDTPARIYYKYEGVSPAGSHKPNTAVPQVWYNAQQGVKNIVTETGAGQWGSSLAFATSLFGLNCEVWQVRASYDQKPYRKLMMQTWGATVHPSPSDITESGRRILEMDPSSPGSLGIAISEAVEVAANNEDTKYCLGSVLNHVLLHQTVIGEECIQQMEALGETPDVIIGCTGGGSNFAGLCFPFIREKLKGKINPVIRAVEPTACPSLTRGVYAYDYGDTAQLTPLMKMHTLGHDFIPDPIHSGGLRYHGMAPLISHIYELGFMEAIAIPQIECFQGAIQFARSEGLIPAPEPTHAIAAAIREALHCKESGESKVILMAMCGHGHFDLPAYEKYLQGAMVDLSFSEDKIQASLANVPHMS, encoded by the exons ATGTCTCAGTCTCTTCAGCTTTACATTAATAATCAGACCCCAAACGTTTTCTTCAAAG GGGAGGGGAAAAAGCATGGGAGGTCAAATCAAATGAAGTTGTTGGTTAAAGAAAAACCAAAAGCAACTATGATGTCACAACATGCTGCTGTACCAACAGAGATTCCTCCACATTGGTACAACATAATTGCTGATCTTCCCATTAAACCACCTCCACCATTGCATCCAAAGACCTTTCAACCATTGCACCCTCAAGATCTGTCTCATCTTTTCCCTGATGAGCTCATTAAACAAGAGACAACTAATGAGAGATTTATTCTCATTCCCGATGAAGTTGTCGATATTTATAGGCTTTGGCGCCCCACCCCTCTATTAAG AGCCAAGAGGTTGGAGAAATTACTTGATACACCTGCAAGAATATATTACAAGTATGAAGGTGTGAGTCCAGCCGGTTCACACAAACCAAACACTGCGGTCCCTCAGGTTTGGTACAACGCTCAACAAGGTGTCAAGAACATTGTCACCGAGACTGGCGCGGGCCAATGGGGGAGTTCCTTAGCCTTTGCCACCAGTTTATTCGGTCTCAATTGTGAA GTGTGGCAAGTTCGCGCTTCTTACGATCAAAAACCATATAGGAAACTAATGATGCAAACATGGGGAGCCACGGTTCACCCTTCTCCTTCCGACATAACCGAATCGGGTAGGAGAATTCTCGAAATGGATCCATCAAGCCCAGGTAGTTTAGGAATTGCGATTTCCGAGGCTGTGGAGGTAGCAGCTAACAACGAGGATACTAAGTACTGTTTaggaagtgttttaaaccatgtTCTGTTACATCAGACCGTTATTGGGGAAGAGTGTATTCAGCAGATGGAAGCTTTAGGTGAGACCCCTGATGTGATTATTGGATGTACGGGTGGCGGGTCGAATTTTGCAGGGCTTTGTTTCCCATTTATCCGCGAAAAACTTAAAGGAAAAATTAATCCGGTTATAAGAGCTGTTGAGCCTACCGCTTGCCCTTCGTTGACCAGAGGTGTGTATGCTTATGATTATGGAGATACAGCTCAGTTGACTCCGTTAATGAAGATGCATACACTCGGTCACGATTTCATTCCTGACCCTATTCATTCTG GGGGATTGCGTTATCATGGTATGGCGCCGCTGATTTCACATATCTATGAATTGGGTTTCATGGAAGCAATTGCAATTCCACAGATTGAGTGCTTTCAAG GGGCCATACAATTTGCAAGGTCAGAAGGGCTGATACCAGCACCCGAACCAACACACGCGATAGCTGCAGCCATTCGGGAAGCCCTTCACTGCAAAGAGAGTGGAGAATCAAAAGTGATACTAATGGCAATGTGCGGACACGGTCATTTTGACCTTCCAGCTTACGAAAAGTACTTGCAGGGTGCGATGGTTGATCTGTCTTTCTCGGAAGACAAGATACAAGCTTCTCTTGCGAACGTTCCACATATGTCCTAG